Proteins encoded in a region of the Flavobacterium sp. MDT1-60 genome:
- a CDS encoding 2-oxoglutarate dehydrogenase E1 component: protein MDRFSFLNAAHTEFFAQLYDQYLVNPDSVEPSWRSFFQGFDFGMTTYNDENPVQQIVEYVTSDNTDYSKVSEKLQKEFNVLKLIDGYRTRGHLFTKTNPVRDRRTSSPTLDIENFGLTTADLSTVFDAAQTIGVPPCSLQDIVTRLKSIYCQHIGIEYMYIRNPGVVKWIQDKLAVNVNQPNFSSEEKKTILNKLNQAVSFENFLHTKYVGQKRFSLEGGESIIPALDALIEQAAEKGVEQFVMGMAHRGRLNVLANIFGKSTQDIFGEFDGKDYDQEYFDGDVKYHLGLTADKKTRSGKSININLAPNPSHLETVGAVIEGITRAKQDKYYADDFSKVLPIAVHGDAAIAGQGILYEIIQMAQLDGYKTGGTIHIVINNQVGFTTNYLDARSSTYCTDVAKVTLSPVLHVNADDAEAVVHAVSFALDYRMQFGRDVFIDLLGYRKYGHNEGDEPRFTQPVLYKIIAKHKNPRDIYAEKLLSDGIIDASYVNALEKEYKFDLEQNLEASRKKDLTIITPFMKNEWDGFVQVTDTQMLQKVDTTFDKKGLDSIINTISTLPSDKKFINKITKIVTDRKAGYDNNTIDWGTAEALAYGSLLTEGFDVRISGQDVERGTFSHRHAVVKVEDSEEEVILLDAIENKKGKFGVFNSLLSEYGVLGFDYGYALANPKALTIWEAQFGDFSNGAQIMIDQYISCGEDKWNNQNGIVLLLPHGYEGQGAEHSSARMERYLQLCARQNMYVADCTTPANFFHLLRRQMKTNFRKPLVVFSPKSLLRDPRCVSTVEELAKGSFQETIDDNTVDKKAVKTLVFVTGKFYYDIVAERENNGRNDVAVVRIEQLFPLPVEQLKAIIAQYPNADDYVWAQEEPKNMGAYSFMLMNFDLVKWRLASLKAYAAPASGSYTRAKRRHADAIRMVFDKDLFR, encoded by the coding sequence ATGGATAGGTTTTCATTTTTAAATGCAGCGCATACAGAGTTTTTCGCACAATTATACGATCAATATTTAGTAAACCCAGACAGCGTTGAGCCTAGCTGGAGAAGTTTTTTTCAAGGTTTCGACTTTGGAATGACCACTTATAATGACGAAAATCCGGTTCAGCAGATTGTTGAATATGTGACTAGCGACAACACAGATTACAGCAAAGTTTCAGAAAAACTTCAAAAAGAATTCAACGTACTAAAATTAATCGATGGATACCGTACGCGCGGGCATTTGTTTACCAAAACAAATCCTGTTCGTGACCGTAGAACTTCGTCTCCAACTTTAGATATTGAAAATTTTGGATTAACAACTGCTGATCTTTCAACAGTTTTTGATGCTGCTCAGACTATCGGAGTTCCTCCATGTTCATTACAAGATATTGTAACACGTCTTAAATCTATCTACTGCCAGCATATTGGAATTGAATATATGTACATCAGAAATCCTGGCGTTGTAAAATGGATTCAGGATAAATTAGCTGTAAATGTGAATCAGCCTAATTTCTCTTCTGAAGAAAAGAAAACTATCTTAAACAAATTAAACCAAGCTGTTTCTTTCGAGAACTTCTTACATACTAAATATGTTGGTCAAAAAAGATTCTCACTTGAAGGTGGTGAATCTATTATTCCGGCTTTAGACGCTTTGATCGAACAAGCTGCTGAAAAAGGTGTTGAACAATTCGTAATGGGAATGGCTCACCGTGGTCGTTTGAACGTTTTGGCAAACATCTTCGGAAAATCAACTCAGGATATCTTTGGTGAGTTTGACGGTAAAGATTACGATCAGGAATATTTTGATGGTGACGTAAAATACCACTTAGGTCTTACAGCTGACAAAAAAACAAGATCTGGAAAAAGCATCAATATCAACTTGGCACCAAACCCTTCTCACTTAGAAACGGTTGGAGCTGTAATTGAAGGAATCACAAGAGCAAAACAAGATAAATATTATGCTGATGATTTCTCTAAAGTATTACCTATCGCCGTACACGGAGATGCTGCAATTGCAGGACAGGGTATCTTGTATGAAATCATTCAGATGGCACAACTTGACGGTTACAAAACCGGAGGTACGATCCATATTGTAATTAATAACCAGGTTGGTTTTACAACCAATTATTTAGACGCTCGTTCTTCTACTTATTGTACAGATGTTGCCAAAGTAACGCTTTCACCAGTATTACACGTAAATGCTGATGACGCTGAAGCTGTGGTACACGCTGTATCTTTTGCATTAGACTACAGAATGCAATTTGGACGTGACGTATTTATCGATTTATTAGGATACAGAAAATACGGTCATAACGAAGGTGATGAACCTCGTTTCACTCAACCCGTTTTATATAAAATCATTGCAAAACATAAAAATCCAAGAGATATTTATGCCGAGAAATTATTGTCTGACGGCATAATCGATGCTTCTTATGTAAATGCCTTAGAAAAAGAATACAAATTTGATCTGGAGCAGAATTTAGAGGCTTCCCGTAAAAAAGATTTGACTATTATAACACCATTCATGAAAAACGAATGGGATGGATTTGTTCAGGTAACTGATACACAAATGCTTCAGAAAGTAGACACTACTTTTGACAAAAAAGGATTAGATTCTATTATCAATACAATCTCAACTTTACCATCTGACAAGAAGTTCATCAACAAAATAACCAAAATTGTTACGGATAGAAAAGCTGGATACGACAACAATACTATTGACTGGGGAACAGCTGAAGCACTGGCTTACGGTTCTCTTTTGACGGAAGGATTTGATGTTCGTATTTCAGGTCAGGACGTAGAGCGTGGTACATTCTCTCACCGTCATGCTGTCGTTAAAGTTGAAGATTCTGAAGAAGAAGTAATTCTTTTAGATGCTATCGAAAATAAAAAAGGAAAATTTGGCGTATTCAATTCTCTTTTATCTGAGTACGGAGTTCTTGGTTTTGATTACGGATATGCATTAGCAAATCCGAAAGCATTAACGATTTGGGAAGCACAATTTGGAGATTTCTCTAACGGAGCTCAAATTATGATTGACCAATATATTTCATGTGGTGAAGACAAATGGAACAACCAAAATGGTATCGTTTTATTATTGCCTCACGGATATGAAGGACAAGGAGCAGAACACTCTTCTGCAAGAATGGAACGTTACTTACAACTTTGTGCAAGACAAAATATGTATGTTGCAGATTGTACAACACCAGCCAACTTCTTCCACTTGTTAAGAAGACAAATGAAAACTAATTTCCGTAAACCTTTGGTAGTTTTCTCTCCAAAAAGTTTATTGCGTGACCCAAGATGCGTTTCTACAGTAGAAGAATTAGCAAAAGGAAGTTTCCAGGAAACCATCGACGATAATACAGTAGATAAAAAAGCAGTAAAAACTTTAGTTTTTGTTACTGGTAAATTCTACTATGACATTGTTGCTGAAAGAGAAAACAACGGAAGAAATGATGTTGCAGTTGTTCGTATTGAACAATTATTCCCTTTACCAGTTGAACAATTAAAAGCAATCATTGCACAATATCCAAATGCTGATGATTATGTATGGGCACAAGAAGAGCCTAAAAACATGGGAGCTTACAGCTTTATGTTAATGAACTTTGATCTTGTAAAATGGAGATTAGCTTCATTAAAAGCTTACGCTGCTCCGGCATCAGGAAGTTACACAAGAGCCAAACGTCGTCATGCAGATGCAATTAGAATGGTTTTCGATAAAGATTTATTTAGATAA
- the odhB gene encoding 2-oxoglutarate dehydrogenase complex dihydrolipoyllysine-residue succinyltransferase, whose product MILEMKVPSPGESIKEVEIATWLVKDGDYVEKDQAIAEVDSDKATLELPAEMSGIITLKAEEGDAVAVGAVVCLIDTDGVKPAGDAPAAAAAEAPKTEAPKAEVKAEAPKAAPAPAAAPAAASYAAGTPSPAARKILDEKNIAPATVSGTGKGGRITKDDAVNAVPSMGTPTGGSRGSERTKLSMLRRKVAERLVAAKNETAMLTTFNEVNMTPINQIRNEYKDAFKAKHGGLGLGFMSFFTKAVTRALQLYPDVNSMMDGDYKIAYDFADISIAVSGPKGLMVPVVRNAELLTFRGIEAEIKRLALRARDGQITVDDMTGGTFTITNGGVFGSMLSTPIINPPQSGILGMHNIIERPIAVNGKVEIHPMMYVALSYDHRIIDGRESVGFLVAVKEALENPVELLMNGDAKRALEL is encoded by the coding sequence ATGATTTTAGAAATGAAAGTCCCATCACCAGGGGAATCAATAAAAGAAGTTGAAATTGCAACTTGGTTAGTAAAAGACGGAGATTATGTAGAAAAAGATCAAGCTATTGCTGAAGTTGATTCAGACAAAGCAACTCTTGAATTACCGGCAGAAATGAGCGGAATTATTACGCTAAAAGCTGAAGAAGGTGATGCAGTTGCTGTAGGAGCTGTAGTTTGTTTAATTGATACTGATGGTGTAAAACCAGCAGGAGACGCTCCAGCAGCAGCAGCAGCAGAAGCACCTAAAACAGAGGCTCCTAAAGCCGAAGTTAAAGCAGAAGCGCCAAAAGCAGCACCTGCTCCGGCAGCAGCGCCAGCAGCCGCAAGCTATGCAGCAGGGACTCCATCTCCGGCAGCAAGAAAAATATTAGACGAAAAAAATATAGCGCCAGCAACAGTTTCAGGAACTGGTAAAGGCGGAAGAATTACAAAAGATGACGCTGTAAATGCAGTACCATCTATGGGAACTCCAACTGGAGGAAGCCGTGGATCTGAGCGTACAAAATTATCAATGTTGCGTCGTAAAGTAGCTGAGAGATTAGTTGCTGCGAAGAACGAAACAGCAATGTTAACTACTTTCAACGAAGTTAACATGACTCCAATTAACCAAATTCGTAATGAATACAAAGACGCTTTCAAAGCGAAACATGGTGGTCTTGGTTTAGGTTTCATGTCATTCTTTACAAAAGCAGTTACAAGAGCTTTACAATTGTATCCTGATGTTAACTCAATGATGGATGGTGACTACAAAATCGCTTATGATTTTGCTGATATCTCAATCGCAGTTTCAGGACCAAAAGGATTAATGGTTCCTGTAGTTCGTAATGCTGAACTTTTAACTTTCCGTGGAATTGAAGCTGAAATCAAAAGATTAGCTTTGAGAGCTCGTGACGGTCAAATTACTGTTGACGACATGACTGGTGGAACTTTCACAATTACTAATGGTGGAGTTTTTGGAAGTATGCTAAGTACTCCAATCATTAACCCTCCTCAATCAGGAATTTTAGGAATGCACAACATTATCGAGCGTCCAATTGCTGTAAACGGTAAAGTTGAAATTCACCCAATGATGTACGTTGCGCTTTCTTACGATCACAGAATTATCGACGGTCGTGAGTCAGTTGGTTTCCTGGTTGCTGTAAAAGAAGCTTTAGAAAATCCAGTAGAATTATTGATGAATGGCGATGCTAAACGTGCTTTAGAATTGTAA
- a CDS encoding TonB-dependent receptor produces MKYKFTISFLSFCFFLLAGTSTWAQEKATIKGQISLANNQAADNVSIVLKGTKIGTNTDENGNYEIKNVKPGNYVLRVSAVGYSSKEKSITLNSGDEIIENFTIISNSEQLDEIVVNGGTKKNPLARKETQQVSRLPLKNLENPQVYTTITSELLKEQVVTNIDDALKNAPGLSPLWASTGRGGDGAGYFSLRGFAVQPTMINGLPGLTNGSIDPANIDKIEVIKGPSGTLFGSSLISYGGLINLTTKKPYDHFGGVIDYTAGSYGLNRVTVDVNTPLDEEHKINMRVNSAYHTENSFQDAGFKKSFFFAPSLSYQVNDKLSFFINTEFMNYKATNPTMLFLDRGAPLEVHNIDELGYDNKRSYTSNELAIETPSYNLQGQMNYKISDQWSSQTVVSRGSSKSEGYYSYIYEGTQFAPDAISEGIVLTRYMNYQNSTTLTTDIQQNFIGDFVIGNMRNRIVAGLDYFNRGAIDNGSGYVTNGTIYIGNLDLKTVNENLYQITDPTKYITNGDNGKLTKAGSDALLASAPMNNNKTKQEVYSAYVSNVINFTPALSAMASVRVDRFMTEGDVSTNSDDYNQTSFSPKFGVVYQPILDKVSIFANYMDGFANTAPVNDVLPDGTSQPRTFSPEHANQFEVGTKLNVFQDKLYATFSYYDIKVTDQVYTVYTATTQTSYQNGGQRNKGFEAEIVANPITGLNIVAGYSYNDALLTAGDPDFVGHRPESAGPQNTANLWASYKFSEGDLQGFGLGFGGNYADKNKIMNRTVTGQFTLPSYTVLNSSIFYGTEKYVLTLKLDNIANVDTYDGWSTIHPKNMRSVSANFSYKF; encoded by the coding sequence ATGAAATATAAATTTACAATTTCTTTTTTGAGCTTTTGTTTTTTTCTATTAGCAGGTACTTCAACCTGGGCGCAGGAAAAAGCAACTATTAAAGGTCAAATCAGCTTAGCAAACAATCAGGCAGCAGATAACGTTTCAATAGTTTTAAAAGGAACAAAAATCGGAACTAATACTGATGAGAATGGTAATTACGAAATCAAAAACGTAAAACCAGGAAACTATGTTCTTAGAGTTTCTGCAGTTGGTTATTCTTCAAAAGAAAAAAGCATTACACTTAATAGCGGAGATGAAATAATTGAAAATTTTACTATCATTTCCAACTCTGAACAATTAGATGAAATTGTCGTAAACGGCGGTACTAAAAAAAATCCATTAGCTCGTAAAGAAACGCAGCAAGTATCAAGATTGCCTCTTAAAAATCTTGAAAACCCACAAGTTTACACTACAATTACAAGTGAACTTTTAAAAGAACAAGTGGTTACTAATATTGACGATGCACTTAAAAATGCTCCGGGACTATCTCCTCTTTGGGCTTCTACAGGACGTGGAGGTGACGGTGCAGGTTATTTCTCTTTAAGAGGATTTGCTGTACAACCAACTATGATTAACGGATTGCCAGGATTAACAAACGGAAGTATAGATCCTGCCAATATTGATAAAATTGAAGTAATCAAAGGGCCATCAGGAACTTTGTTTGGAAGTAGTTTAATCTCTTACGGAGGTTTAATTAACTTAACTACTAAAAAACCTTACGATCATTTTGGCGGAGTAATAGATTACACAGCTGGAAGTTATGGATTAAACCGTGTTACTGTTGATGTTAATACTCCATTAGATGAAGAGCACAAAATTAATATGCGTGTTAATTCAGCTTATCATACAGAAAACAGTTTTCAGGATGCAGGATTCAAAAAATCATTCTTTTTTGCACCTTCTTTATCTTATCAGGTTAATGACAAACTTTCGTTTTTCATCAATACTGAATTCATGAATTACAAAGCGACTAATCCAACAATGTTATTCTTAGACAGGGGTGCTCCCTTAGAAGTTCATAATATTGATGAATTAGGTTATGACAACAAACGTTCTTACACAAGTAATGAATTGGCAATTGAAACTCCTTCGTACAATCTACAAGGACAAATGAATTACAAGATTTCTGATCAATGGAGTTCGCAAACTGTAGTATCAAGAGGTTCATCAAAATCTGAAGGATATTATTCTTATATTTATGAAGGCACACAATTTGCACCAGATGCAATTTCAGAAGGTATTGTTTTAACGCGATACATGAATTACCAAAACTCGACAACTTTAACAACTGACATTCAACAAAACTTTATTGGTGACTTTGTAATCGGAAACATGAGAAACCGAATTGTTGCCGGTTTAGATTACTTCAACAGAGGTGCTATTGATAATGGATCAGGGTATGTAACAAATGGTACTATCTATATTGGAAATCTTGATCTAAAAACAGTAAACGAAAATCTTTATCAAATTACTGATCCAACGAAATACATCACTAATGGTGATAACGGAAAATTGACAAAAGCTGGTTCTGATGCTCTTTTAGCTTCAGCCCCAATGAACAATAACAAAACAAAGCAAGAAGTTTACAGTGCTTATGTATCTAACGTAATCAACTTTACTCCCGCTTTATCTGCAATGGCAAGTGTACGTGTTGATCGTTTCATGACTGAAGGTGATGTTAGCACAAATTCTGATGATTACAACCAAACTTCTTTCTCACCAAAATTTGGTGTGGTTTACCAGCCAATTTTAGACAAAGTTTCGATTTTTGCCAACTACATGGATGGTTTTGCCAACACAGCTCCGGTAAATGATGTTTTACCTGATGGAACTTCTCAGCCTAGAACTTTCTCTCCAGAGCACGCAAATCAGTTTGAAGTTGGAACAAAATTGAATGTTTTTCAAGACAAACTCTATGCTACATTCAGCTATTATGATATAAAAGTAACAGATCAAGTTTATACTGTTTATACTGCAACAACTCAAACCTCTTACCAAAACGGTGGACAAAGAAACAAAGGTTTCGAAGCTGAAATCGTTGCAAACCCAATTACTGGTTTAAACATTGTTGCCGGATACAGCTACAATGATGCACTTTTGACTGCTGGAGATCCGGATTTCGTAGGTCACAGACCCGAAAGCGCAGGACCGCAAAATACAGCAAACCTTTGGGCAAGCTATAAATTCTCAGAAGGTGACTTACAAGGTTTTGGTTTAGGTTTTGGAGGGAATTATGCTGATAAGAATAAAATCATGAACAGAACAGTAACAGGTCAATTTACATTGCCATCTTACACCGTTTTAAATTCATCTATTTTCTACGGAACTGAAAAGTACGTTTTGACTCTTAAACTTGATAATATTGCAAACGTTGATACTTATGATGGCTGGTCTACAATCCACCCAAAAAACATGAGAAGTGTATCTGCGAATTTTTCATACAAATTCTAA